In Hermetia illucens chromosome 5, iHerIll2.2.curated.20191125, whole genome shotgun sequence, a single window of DNA contains:
- the LOC119657967 gene encoding probable tyrosyl-DNA phosphodiesterase isoform X2 codes for MEQLLILEKLNLNDANRPRKVSDEDSIKQQPKENEDLSKQTSAEQNEARNPLPGPSASASTSVSSTDDSDTDDDHVAVVLPKGQIAKKLEEAAPYNFFLTTITDSKPTHNEPLSITLQEILDESLGELESSVQMSFIVDIRWLLKHYSLAGWSDTPLLLLHGDGDPQLQTISQKEPQVTAVEVRAISLHHTKMMLLGYKDGSMRVVVSTANLYWEDWHNRTQGLWISRTLKPLPENAATDNGESPTGFRNDLILYLIQYKISRLQPWIKRIRKTDFSSVNVFLVASIPGKFHETRQRDSWGHTRLGSLLSKHCPQIDETCPVIAQSSSMGNMGRTVQNWIYNDFVSSASRDMGRVGIRRLPPFQMIYPSLENVKNSHDGMLGADCLSYTKKNNEKQPWLKAYLYQWKAKGRHREHAMPHIKTYFRYSERGLHWFVLTSSNLSRSAWGAFYRQVRTGLELSIYNYEAGVLFLPKFVIGKDVFPLDKAKDGDPPFPMPHDLPPTPYAPEDIPFVIDFLSN; via the exons ATGGAGCAACTGCTAATCCTGGAGAAACTTAATTTAAACGATGCCAATAGGCCAAGAAAAGTTTCTGATGAGGACAGCATTAAGCAACAACCCAAGGAAAATGAGGATCTCTCAAAACAGACTTCCGCGGAGCAG AATGAAGCGAGAAATCCTTTGCCAGGGCCATCCGCATCTGCCTCCACATCAGTTTCTTCAACTGACGATTCGGATACCGATGACGACCACGTCGCAGTTGTCCTTCCAAAAGGTCAGATAGCGAAGAAGCTTGAGGAGGCAGCTCCGTACAACTTTTTCCTCACTACAATTACCGATTCGAAGCCCACCCACAACGAACCGCTCTCGATAACTTTGCAAG AAATTCTGGATGAAAGCCTCGGCGAGTTGGAATCGTCGGTTCAGATGAGTTTTATAGTGGATATTCGGTGGCTGCTGAAGCACTATTCTTTGGCCGGCTGGTC AGATACTCCGCTCCTTCTCCTTCATGGCGATGGGGATCCACAACTACAGACAATTTCACAGAAGGAACCACAAGTGACTGCCGTGGAAGTTCGCGCGATAAGTCTCCATCACACAAAGATGATGTTACTTGGCTATAAGGACGGGTCGATGCGGGTCGTGGTCTCCACTGCGAATCTATACTGGGAAGACTGGCATAATCGCACGCAAGGGCTGTGGATCAGTCGAACACTGAAACCTTTGCCGGAAAATGCGGCTACTGACAATGGCGAGAGTCCAACGGGATTCCGAAATGATCTTATTTTGTATTTGATACAATACAAGATTTCAAGGTTGCAACCGTGGATAAAGCGGATTCGGAAAACGGATTTCAGTAGTGTCAA TGTGTTCCTAGTTGCATCCATTCCTGGAAAATTCCACGAAACACGACAAAGGGATTCGTGGGGTCATACTCGTCTTGGATCACTCTTGAGTAAACATTGTCCACAAATTGATGAAACATGTCCAGTAATCGCTCAAAGTTCGAGCATGGGCAATATGGGTCGAACTGTCCAAAACTGGATTTACAACGACTTCGTGAGCAGCGCAAGCCGTGACATGGGTCGGGTTGGAATCCGTCGTTTGCCGCCCTTCCAAATGATCTATCCGAGTTTGGAGAATGTAAAAAACAGCCACGATGGAATGCTGGGCGCCGACTGCTTGTCGTACACTAAGAAGAATAACGAAAAGCAACCATGGCTAAAGGCGTACTTATATCAATGGAAGGCAAAAGGACGACATCGCGAGCATGCCATGCCACACATCAAAACGTATTTCAGGTATTCAGAGAGAGGTTTACATTGGTTTGTTTTGACGTCGTCGAATCTGTCGAGATCGGCGTGGGGAGCTTTCTACAGACAAGTGAGAACTGGCCTCGAACTCAGTATCTATAATTACGAGGCAGGCGTACTGTTTTTGCCGAAATTCGTG ATTGGTAAGGACGTTTTTCCGCTGGATAAGGCGAAAGATGGCGATCCACCCTTTCCCATGCCACATGATCTGCCGCCAACCCCATATGCACCTGAGGATATCCCATTCGTGATAGACTTTCTTTCTAATTAA
- the LOC119657967 gene encoding probable tyrosyl-DNA phosphodiesterase isoform X1: protein MQKGRRPCQYGEDCYQKSPGHFAEFSHAHLEKILGKGKDEGTKAYVIPCNLFLAKDVIMEQLLILEKLNLNDANRPRKVSDEDSIKQQPKENEDLSKQTSAEQNEARNPLPGPSASASTSVSSTDDSDTDDDHVAVVLPKGQIAKKLEEAAPYNFFLTTITDSKPTHNEPLSITLQEILDESLGELESSVQMSFIVDIRWLLKHYSLAGWSDTPLLLLHGDGDPQLQTISQKEPQVTAVEVRAISLHHTKMMLLGYKDGSMRVVVSTANLYWEDWHNRTQGLWISRTLKPLPENAATDNGESPTGFRNDLILYLIQYKISRLQPWIKRIRKTDFSSVNVFLVASIPGKFHETRQRDSWGHTRLGSLLSKHCPQIDETCPVIAQSSSMGNMGRTVQNWIYNDFVSSASRDMGRVGIRRLPPFQMIYPSLENVKNSHDGMLGADCLSYTKKNNEKQPWLKAYLYQWKAKGRHREHAMPHIKTYFRYSERGLHWFVLTSSNLSRSAWGAFYRQVRTGLELSIYNYEAGVLFLPKFVIGKDVFPLDKAKDGDPPFPMPHDLPPTPYAPEDIPFVIDFLSN, encoded by the exons ATGCAAA AAGGTAGAAGGCCTTGCCAATATGGTGAAGATTGCTATCAGAAAAGCCCAGGCCATTTcgccgaattttctcatgcgCATT TAGAGAAGATATTGGGGAAAGGCAAAGATGAAGGTACGAAAGCGTACGTTATCCCCTGCAACTTGTTCCTTGCTAAGGATGTGATCATGGAGCAACTGCTAATCCTGGAGAAACTTAATTTAAACGATGCCAATAGGCCAAGAAAAGTTTCTGATGAGGACAGCATTAAGCAACAACCCAAGGAAAATGAGGATCTCTCAAAACAGACTTCCGCGGAGCAG AATGAAGCGAGAAATCCTTTGCCAGGGCCATCCGCATCTGCCTCCACATCAGTTTCTTCAACTGACGATTCGGATACCGATGACGACCACGTCGCAGTTGTCCTTCCAAAAGGTCAGATAGCGAAGAAGCTTGAGGAGGCAGCTCCGTACAACTTTTTCCTCACTACAATTACCGATTCGAAGCCCACCCACAACGAACCGCTCTCGATAACTTTGCAAG AAATTCTGGATGAAAGCCTCGGCGAGTTGGAATCGTCGGTTCAGATGAGTTTTATAGTGGATATTCGGTGGCTGCTGAAGCACTATTCTTTGGCCGGCTGGTC AGATACTCCGCTCCTTCTCCTTCATGGCGATGGGGATCCACAACTACAGACAATTTCACAGAAGGAACCACAAGTGACTGCCGTGGAAGTTCGCGCGATAAGTCTCCATCACACAAAGATGATGTTACTTGGCTATAAGGACGGGTCGATGCGGGTCGTGGTCTCCACTGCGAATCTATACTGGGAAGACTGGCATAATCGCACGCAAGGGCTGTGGATCAGTCGAACACTGAAACCTTTGCCGGAAAATGCGGCTACTGACAATGGCGAGAGTCCAACGGGATTCCGAAATGATCTTATTTTGTATTTGATACAATACAAGATTTCAAGGTTGCAACCGTGGATAAAGCGGATTCGGAAAACGGATTTCAGTAGTGTCAA TGTGTTCCTAGTTGCATCCATTCCTGGAAAATTCCACGAAACACGACAAAGGGATTCGTGGGGTCATACTCGTCTTGGATCACTCTTGAGTAAACATTGTCCACAAATTGATGAAACATGTCCAGTAATCGCTCAAAGTTCGAGCATGGGCAATATGGGTCGAACTGTCCAAAACTGGATTTACAACGACTTCGTGAGCAGCGCAAGCCGTGACATGGGTCGGGTTGGAATCCGTCGTTTGCCGCCCTTCCAAATGATCTATCCGAGTTTGGAGAATGTAAAAAACAGCCACGATGGAATGCTGGGCGCCGACTGCTTGTCGTACACTAAGAAGAATAACGAAAAGCAACCATGGCTAAAGGCGTACTTATATCAATGGAAGGCAAAAGGACGACATCGCGAGCATGCCATGCCACACATCAAAACGTATTTCAGGTATTCAGAGAGAGGTTTACATTGGTTTGTTTTGACGTCGTCGAATCTGTCGAGATCGGCGTGGGGAGCTTTCTACAGACAAGTGAGAACTGGCCTCGAACTCAGTATCTATAATTACGAGGCAGGCGTACTGTTTTTGCCGAAATTCGTG ATTGGTAAGGACGTTTTTCCGCTGGATAAGGCGAAAGATGGCGATCCACCCTTTCCCATGCCACATGATCTGCCGCCAACCCCATATGCACCTGAGGATATCCCATTCGTGATAGACTTTCTTTCTAATTAA
- the LOC119657888 gene encoding probable tyrosyl-DNA phosphodiesterase, with protein MRKARKPCQYGEDCYRKNPNHFAEYSHPHLEKILSKGKDKTTRTYTIPSDLFLSKDVIMEQLQILEKLNLNDTSQPRKVANEESSKQQPKEKEAPPKNTHEQQQSERQKPLPGPSASSSRSESSSTSSSNHHLETREQRRSRSRSPIQSNASSSQTSQADGSRLSKKPRIDKNIHDYISVVLPKGQMAKKLEKAAPYNFFLTTITDSKPTHNEPLSITLQEILDQSLGELESSVQINFMVDIGWLLGHYYFAGCLDTPLLVLYGDETPELRTISQHKPQVTAVKVQMNGAFAIHHTKMMLLGYKDGSMRVVVSTANLYEDDWHNRTQGLWISPTLKPLPENVDTATGESPTGFRNDLMLYLVEYKISKLQPWIARIRKTDFSSVNVFLVASASGGFRETPRGHPWGHARLGSLLSKHCPQIDETCPVIAQSSSIGSLGPTAQNWIYNDFVNSLRRDTAPLGIRRMPPFKMIYPSFENVKNSHDGMLGGGCLPYSQKNNEKQPWLKAHLHQWKAKGRHRDRAMPHIKTYFRYSEKGLHWFVLTSANLSKAAWGAFNKNVKIEPVLRIFNYEAGVLFLPKFVIGKDVFPLDKVRDGDPPFPMPHDLPPTPYASDDFPFVMDFLVS; from the exons ATGCGAA AAGCGAGAAAGCCTTGCCAATATGGTGAAGACTGCTATCGGAAAAATCCAAACCATTTCGCGGAATATTCTCATCCACATT TAGAGAAGATATTGTCGAAAGGCAAAGATAAGACAACAAGGACGTACACTATTCCCAGCGATCTTTTTCTTTCGAAGGATGTGATCATGGAGCAGCTGCAGATCCTCGagaaacttaatttgaacgataCTAGCCAGCCACGAAAAGTAGCGAATGAGGAGAGTAGCAAACAACAGCCCAAGGAAAAAGAAGCTCCCCCAAAGAATACTCACGAACAACAA CAAAGTGAGAGGCAGAAGCCCCTGCCTGGGCCATCCGCTTCTTCATCGCGATCAGAAAGTAGCTCAACATCCTCGTCCAACCACCATTTGGAGACCAGAGAGCAACGAAGGTCAAGAAGCCGGAGTCCAATCCAAAGCAATGCCAGCTCGTCACAGACATCACAGGCTGATGGCTCCCGCTTGTCTAAAAAACCTCGCATTGACAAAAACATCCACGACTACATCTCCGTCGTGCTTCCGAAAGGTCAGATGGCGAAGAAACTTGAGAAAGCGGCTCCGTACAACTTCTTCCTCACCACAATTACCGATTCGAAGCCCACCCACAACGAGCCGCTCTCGATAACTTTGCAAG AAATTTTGGATCAAAGTCTCGGCGAGTTGGAATCGTCTGTTCAAATCAATTTCATGGTTGACATTGGGTGGCTGCTGGGGCATTACTACTTTGCCGGGTGTTT AGATACTCCACTCCTCGTCCTCTATGGCGACGAGACGCCGGAACTGCGGACAATTTCACAGCACAAACCGCAAGTTACCGCTGTGAAAGTtcaaatgaacggcgccttTGCGATCCACCACACGAAGATGATGTTGCTCGGTTACAAGGACGGGTCGATGCGCGTCGTAGTCTCTACTGCGAATCTCTACGAGGACGATTGGCATAATCGGACCCAGGGGCTGTGGATCAGTCCAACACTGAAGCCTTTGCCGGAGAATGTGGACACCGCGACGGGCGAGAGTCCAACGGGATTCCGTAATGATCTCATGTTGTACTTGGTGGAGTACAAGATTTCGAAGTTGCAGCCGTGGATAGCGCGGATTCGGAAAACGGATTTCAGTAGTGTCAA CGTATTCCTGGTAGCATCCGCTTCTGGAGGTTTCCGCGAAACTCCACGAGGGCATCCGTGGGGCCATGCTCGCCTCGGATCGCTCCTAAGCAAACACTGCCCTCAAATTGACGAAACATGTCCAGTAATCGCTCAAAGTTCGAGCATCGGCAGTTTAGGTCCAACTGCCCAAAATTGGATTTACAATGACTTCGTGAACAGCTTACGTCGAGACACGGCTCCACTCGGAATCCGTCGCATGCCACCCTTCAAAATGATCTATCCGAGTTTTGAGAATGTAAAAAACAGCCACGATGGAATGCTGGGCGGCGGCTGCTTGCCGTACAGTCAGAAGAACAACGAAAAGCAACCGTGGCTAAAGGCGCATTTGCATCAATGGAAGGCAAAAGGACGACATCGCGACCGTGCCATGCCGCACATCAAAACGTATTTCAGGTATTCAGAGAAAGGCTTGCACTGGTTTGTCTTGACATCAGCGAATTTGTCGAAGGCGGCATGgggagctttcaacaaaaaTGTGAAGATCGAACCGGTGCTCAGGATTTTCAATTATGAGGCGGGCGTACTGTTTTTGCCGAAATTCGTG ATTGGAAAGGACGTTTTTCCGCTGGATAAGGTTAGGGATGGCGATCCACCTTTTCCCATGCCACATGATTTGCCGCCAACGCCGTATGCATCTGATGATTTCCCATTCGTGATGGATTTTCTCGTTAGCTAG